TCCCGAGGCCACCGCCACACGTTTCCTGAGCGCCGCGCAACCAGACATTTATGTCAAAGGCGGAGATTACACGCTCGAAACCTTGAATCAGGAGGAACGGCGCGCGGTGGAGTCGGCCGGGGGCAGGATTGTGCTCATCCCATTCGTGGCCGGCAAGTCAACCACCGCGACCTTGGCAAAAATCGCCAAACTCTGATTCCCATGTCCGACGCGCCGTCCAGCACCCCTGCTCCGATCCCCGATCCAGCCACCGTCCCCCCGAAGCACCAACGCCGCCCTCGCTACTCCGGCAGGAACCCACGCCGCTTCGATCAGAAATACAAGGAGCATCGGCCTGACCTCTATCCTGAAACCGTCCGAAAAGTCCTGGATTCTGGGAAGACGCCCGCCGGTATGCATCGCCCGGTGATGCTGACCGAAGTTCTCGACATTCTGAAGCCCCAGCCCGGCGAGGTCGGAGTCGACTGCACTCTGGGTTACGGCGGTCACGCGACCGAGCTGTGGAACCGCTGCCAGCCCAAGGGGAAGCTCCTGGCATTTGATGTAGACCCGCTCGAACTCCAGCGGACGGAGGCGCGGCTCCGCCAGCAACTCAACCCCGGGGACAGTCTGATCGTTCAGCCGGGAAACTTTGCCGGGCTGCCCAAGGTTCTGGCCGCCCGCGGGCTGGAAGGCGTGGATTTTTTGCTCGCCGACCTGGGCGTTTCGAGCATGCAACTCGACGATCCTGCTCGCGGATTCTCGTACAAGACCGAAGGCCCGCTGGACCTGCGCATGAACCCAGGAAAGGGTCAATCCGCAGCCGCCTTCCTGCGATCCGTCGCGGAGAAAGATCTCTCGGAGTTACTCCAGGAAAATGCCGACGAACCCCGGGCGGCAGTGATCGCCCGCGGCCTGACCACGCTGCGCGCTCAACGTCCGATCGAAACCACTCTCGATCTGACCCGCGCGCTGCAGAACGCCTTGAATGTGCTCCCCGGTCGATTAGGCGAGGACGAGTTCAAGTCGACTTGCCAGCGAGTGTTTCAGGCGCTCCGCATCCAGGTGAACGGCGAGTTTACCGCCTTGGATGGCCTGCTGCGGCACCTGCCTCAGGTGTTGAACCATGGCGGACGCGTGGTGATTCTCACGTTCCACTCGGGAGAAGATCGACGCGTCAAGCACGCGTTCCAGCAAGGCTGGAAGGCCGGGCTCTACTCTCAGATCAGTCAGGAAGTCGTGCGGCCAACGCCCGAGGAGCGCCGAGCGAACCCCCGCGCCAGCTGCGTTAAACTTCGCTGGGCGATTCGCAGCCCCCGGGAAACCGCCACCATGCCCTTGCCTGGCGCATCGACGTCGGTACCCGAACATCCTCAGCTCTCCTTCCGCAGCTCTGGCATCCACGGAACCGGAGCCTTCGCCAAAGTTGCAATACCTTCGGGAACACGCCTGATCGAGTATCTTGGCGAACGCATCGACAAGGCTGAATCCCTCCGCAGGTGCCTGCGCCAAAACGAGTACATCTTCACCCTCGACGACGAGTCAGATCTGGACGGGGATGTGCATTGGAACCCCGCCCGTTTGCTCAACCACAGCTGCGACCCCAATTGCGAAGCCTTGAATGAGGAGGGGCACATCTGGATCCACACGATACGTCCCATCGCTCCAGAGGAAGAGGTCACCTTCAACTACGGCTTCGATCTGGAAGGGTTCCGCGAACATCCCTGTCGATGCGGCTCCCCAAAATGCGTCGGCTACATGGTTGCTGAAGAATACCACGATCGAGTCCGCAAGGCCGTGGCCAAAAAGCCGAAGGGGTAGAAGGCGCGACGAGGAACCGTAGGAACGGCGACGGCTGCCCGTCCTAGCCACAATAGGTGCCAAAACTCCAACGATTGCCTTCAACATCGCGAATGGTAAAATCCCGCGACACATAATCGGTCTGGTCGCACAGTTCGCGCTCCACCGGAGCACCGAGGGCCAGTGCCCTGGCGTACACGACGTCTGGGTCAGTAGTGACGACGTAGAGCACGCCGCTGCCGCGAGGTGGCTCGAGTGCAACGGGGCGCGTGCCTCGACTGGAGACCATCACGCGCCCGCCTTCCGGCCAAAGCATCTCGCTATGATGTATCTCGTCTGTCCCCGGGCCCGGTATGACGAGGCCGGGTGCAAATCCCAATGCCATCAGCCAGGCTCTGGCCGCCGTGGCGTCATCGTATGTGAGTCCCGCCCAGATGTTACGATCCGGACGATGATCGGGCCGTCCCGCTGTCACATCACGCTGGTCTTTTTCGTTGTTAGGCTTCACAGGCACAAGTTTAAGAGGGAGCCTCCTGACTGCCACTCCAACGTCCTACACCAGCCGTTCGCGGATTTCCGCCCTAGGAACGCGGACTTCTTCCCGAGTCGCGAGATTTCGCAATACGACCTCGGTTTCGCCATCGGCTTGCACCGTCCAACGCGCGCTCATGTCCAACGCTCGCTTTAACTGCTTGTCGAGCTTGGCCGGAGTGAGTGAATACTCCACCGTTCGCCCGGCATCGCGCAACTCCTGCACGAGTTTCAAGGCAGCTGGCCGGGCAGCCTCGTCGGGAACTAAGCAAAAGACTTCCACGCCCGCCGAAAAAACCGGGAGCTTGCCTCGGGCTTTCAGCAACTCCATGAGCACGACGTCGCCCATGCCAAAGCCCAAGGCGGGCAAGTCAACCTTGCCGCCGCTGATGAGTTTCACCAAATGATCATAGCGCCCGCCCCCAGCGATCGCGCGAAATTCGCCCTGCCGGTCGAAGGCTTCGAAGACCGGCCCGGTGTAGTAGGCCAACCCGCGAATGACATTGTAGTCAATCTTCACGAACTCACCCAACCCGCGGGCGTTCAAGTTGGAAAGCACCGCCGCCAGCTCGGCGGTCGGCTCAGCCGCACGGATGAACTCCTGAACCTGATCCAAGGAAAAGCCCAGGGCCGAGAGCTTGGCGGCGCTGTCGGCCTCAGACTCGCGCTCGAGCTTGTCGATCACTTGGAAAAACGCGTACGCGTTCTCCGGCTTTCCCCCGCCCGCCGCAAAGAAATCCTGCCAGGCGTTCCGGCTGCTGAGACGCACCACAAAATCTTCCGCCGTCAGGCCCACCGCCCGCAGCGTGTCGATCAGGAGCGAGATCAACTCGGCGTCAACCGCTGGATCCTTCTCGCCAAAAACATCCGCGTTCAGCTGGAAGTGTTCACGCAGACGCCCCTTTTGCTGACGTTCATAGCGGAACAGTTGCGGAATGGAGAACCACTTGATCGGCTTGGGATAATTTCGCTGATGCGCGGCGACCATCCGAGCCAGGGTCGGCGTCATCTCGGGTCGCATCGCGACCGGTCGGTCCCCCTTGTCGGTGAAGTTGTACAGCTGGCCGACGATCTCATCGCCGCTCTTCGCGGTGTACAACTCCAGCGTCTCCAACGGCGGACCGTCGTATTCCCGAAATCCGTAGCGACGGGCGACAGCGGCCCAGCGGTCAAACAGATAACGACGCGCGTCCGCACTCCACACGTCTTTGCTGGGGAGAGGCTCGGGGTAAAAATCTCGAAAACCGGGCAAGCGTTCCATGGCAGAAAAAAATAAGGCGCCCTCAGTGCACCCGAGAGCGCCCGAAAAAGTTTACGTGGCGAATGAGCTCAACCGGGCTGCGACTCGGATTCAGCTTCCCCGCCAGACGCAGCGTCCTCGCGGTTGGCCGCGGCAACTTGCTCCGGAGTCAGCTTGATCACCTCGTCGCGCATTTCCTTGCCGGGCTTGAACTTCACCACCGCCCGCTGAGGAATGGGAACGTCTTTTTCGGGGGAGTTTGGGTTCCGCCCTACTCGCGCCTTGCGTATCTTCACTTCAAAGACACCAAAGTTGCGCAGCTCCACTTTCTGACCTTTCGCCACCGATTGGGCGAT
The window above is part of the Verrucomicrobiales bacterium genome. Proteins encoded here:
- a CDS encoding integration host factor subunit beta yields the protein MSLTKRDLVTRISLETGLVQQQVLDVVQKTLDYIAQSVAKGQKVELRNFGVFEVKIRKARVGRNPNSPEKDVPIPQRAVVKFKPGKEMRDEVIKLTPEQVAAANREDAASGGEAESESQPG
- a CDS encoding extradiol dioxygenase, with amino-acid sequence MKPNNEKDQRDVTAGRPDHRPDRNIWAGLTYDDATAARAWLMALGFAPGLVIPGPGTDEIHHSEMLWPEGGRVMVSSRGTRPVALEPPRGSGVLYVVTTDPDVVYARALALGAPVERELCDQTDYVSRDFTIRDVEGNRWSFGTYCG
- the hisS gene encoding histidine--tRNA ligase, which encodes MERLPGFRDFYPEPLPSKDVWSADARRYLFDRWAAVARRYGFREYDGPPLETLELYTAKSGDEIVGQLYNFTDKGDRPVAMRPEMTPTLARMVAAHQRNYPKPIKWFSIPQLFRYERQQKGRLREHFQLNADVFGEKDPAVDAELISLLIDTLRAVGLTAEDFVVRLSSRNAWQDFFAAGGGKPENAYAFFQVIDKLERESEADSAAKLSALGFSLDQVQEFIRAAEPTAELAAVLSNLNARGLGEFVKIDYNVIRGLAYYTGPVFEAFDRQGEFRAIAGGGRYDHLVKLISGGKVDLPALGFGMGDVVLMELLKARGKLPVFSAGVEVFCLVPDEAARPAALKLVQELRDAGRTVEYSLTPAKLDKQLKRALDMSARWTVQADGETEVVLRNLATREEVRVPRAEIRERLV
- a CDS encoding SET domain-containing protein-lysine N-methyltransferase, producing MPLPGASTSVPEHPQLSFRSSGIHGTGAFAKVAIPSGTRLIEYLGERIDKAESLRRCLRQNEYIFTLDDESDLDGDVHWNPARLLNHSCDPNCEALNEEGHIWIHTIRPIAPEEEVTFNYGFDLEGFREHPCRCGSPKCVGYMVAEEYHDRVRKAVAKKPKG